The genome window GCCTGGCATGGGTATTCATTGTGTGGCCGTCAGTCCGGACAGCAGTTGCATTGCTGCCATCGCTGTGGATGGCAATCTAATGTTGATGGATGTCAACACTGGCGTACGTTTGCCCAGAGTCAGTCACTGTTTGGTCAGCAATTTCTGGTCCACGGCTTTTGGGGCTGAGAGCAATGAGGCTGTCTACGCTGGTTCCGGCAGTGGACGTATCTTTAAGTATGACACCGCTATGGGGAAACTGTTGCACAGCTACGATACGGAACGTTGTGAGAATATCCTTGGCTTGGCCATCAGCGGAGATGAAAGTTTGTTGGGTGCCACCGATTATGCTGGAAGATTCTCATTGATCGATGGTGTCACTGGTCAGTTGTTGCGGCATCGCAACTGTAAACATCCCTTGCGGAAGTTGGTCTTTGAACCGAATATGAAACGTGGTTTGGTCGCCTGCGATGATAAGACCGTTAAACTCATTGATTTGCCCAGTGGGATAATGTTCTATGATCTGATGGGACACGAGGCGTCTGTGATGTCGGTGGCCGCCTCGCCGGATGGTCGACTTATTGTAAGTGGTGCCTGCGATGGCACCATCAAGTTGTGGGACACGCGCAACACCAAGAACACGCTGTCATTTCTGTCGGGTAATAACACGAATCTGTGGGATGTGGCCTTCAATAGGCACAGCAACAAGATCGGGTTTGTGGGCGATGGCAAGGGACTGAATGTCTACTATTGCCTCGGTGGCATGGGATTGATGTTAGTGTGAAAGTCGTGTGTTTTTAAAGTTTCGTTACTATTAAATTGTTGTAAGTGTTATGTGTTAAACCGAAAGCTGATGTGGGCTTTAAGAATTATCAACTTAACCAAGTACGTCAGGCTAATTCTTTGTACTTAATGCAGGGCAACACGAATAGTGGTCAGTGCAGGAAATATAAAGAGTCCGGAGTTAAGGAAATACTGGAGCATCTCCTCTGTGTATGTTCAGCGTTATCCTGACTCCGATTTTCGTGACGTGTCACCACTCAGGATGTTCCTCCACTGATCCATACTCCACCCCTCTTAGGGTCACCCAGATATACCTGAACCTAAACCTATGAGCAAACCTGAAGAGAAATTTTATTGGCAACCCTCGCCAAGGCCTTATTAAACTGCGGgctgttttcattttggtGTTCGCTACTTCACCCAGTTGCGACGAGAACGAGCACGAGTATAAAAGGGTAATAACTATGCGGTGGAGTATGTAATGAGAGGATGGTGGCAACTCTGTGCTCataaagtatgtatgtatgttcttccgtccgtccgtccgtccgtatgaatgCCTAAATCTTGCATACTACAAGAGCTAAAGCTCGCAAAGTTGGTGACAAGTTTCCAATGGTAGTAAGTTGTTTTTACGTCTTACCAACTCCTACCTTAGCTTTAAAGCGACGGAAATAGCGAATAGATATTctcattttaaagttttgggattgagaatttcattttgtagaTTATAACAATGCATTTAGTATCTATATATAAAGGCAGACAAACTATCAGTTGCTCTTTAGTTTATAACATTTCATCATGCAATAAGGCTGTGtaaattttcaacttttatcTTATTAAAGAACTAGTTAGAATTGTATGGGAAGCCTTTattataaagtaaaataagaGTTCTTGCATTCAGCCTTTTGGCCGTAACCTCTAGCATTTCCCCAACAATATTTCTTCGTGCAATAAATCTGGGTTTCTCAAATTTTCCAGActgcaacaattttgttggTAATCCTCGTCATCTATCATCAGGAGCCTCAAAGCCAAAAGAGTATTCTAGATGTCGCCTATAGCTCTTGCGATATTATCGCATTCATTAGTCACTATTTGATTCACGAGCGTGTCACGTTGCCACCTCTTGAACTAAAAAACTAGCTGCGCTATCTGGCAATCTTATGGAGAGGGAAGTGGGGGGTAGGAATACGCCTTCTGTTGCTTTCGGTTATTTCAATTAGTTTGTCGCATCCTTTGATGCCGCGATAGAACGTTGAATTGAAGATGCTGTCATATATTTATGCGAGTAAACTTGTCAGGTGGCGGCAGGGTTGTCAGGCTATCGGCTGTTGTCTGTTGACTGTAGACTGTGTCTACTGTTAGGCGAGATTAATGACTTCAATTTGCAAGTTGGCCAACCACAAGttgccagtcagccagtcTCCCCACTCGATGCGAAAACAACCCACTCAACGTGAGGCGGCGACACGCGTGCAGAGTTGCCAACTCGTTTTCCCACCGTTTAATTGGCATAATTTGTCTAACAAGAACAACCAAACAACCGGCCAAGCCAAGcgaacaacgacaacaacttgTTTTGTATTCATTTGCCGTTGTTGCCGTGTGTtgattgtgtatgtgtgtgagtgtttgtctgtgtgttgttgtggttcttgttgttgtgccgCGTATCAAAACATCACGACTAGAGTGAATGTTGTTGTGCCGTCGAGTGTtctctattgttgttgttgttgttgttgtgctgcctCGGTTCTCGGTTTTGTCTAGCCTACGCGGAAAGGTGCCTCGAGTTGGAGCTGAAAGTGGAGCTGAAACTGAAGTTGGAGCATTGCATACTTGTTGTCATGCCCAGAAGCCAGAAGCCGGTTGTAGTTGCAGTTTCAAATGGAATTAAAACTATCGAACAGCAAGTTTAATGACCGAAATCCAAGGTTTTCGCTAAACCTTTCGCTTATAATTGTTATAGATACTTTGagctgcaattaaattgtGCAAAATTCTTGAGTTATCAGACTTGCAGCATTCTAATTTTTAACTGCCATGCAATCGAAACGTTTTTCTTATTTCTACATTCTCTAGATTCTTGATTATTTCTTCCTTCATTAGTTATTATTCTTTTGACAATTTAATTGTGATAATTTGGCAATATTTTATGATCGCTAATTAACTTGTTGGCTGCTTACGTGCTTCTCTCACATTTAACCATATTCTTCACACACAGCTAGTTATGTCATCTCATCAAGTCTTGCGCGATTACCATTATTATATCataattgcaaaacatttttccTTGGCGCCAGTTACTTTTCCTGGGAACTGCAAGACATTACAGTCAGTCGCCCAAGTTCTGGATAGTTCAAACGAGGTGCTAGAAGCGAGAAGCTCCGACTGTGAGTTTAACTTTTTAGCTACCTCACTAATTGCTACCAATCTTTGTGTGGCAAgcgcggcggcagcagcaacaacaccgcAACCTTCTGTCAATGGCAATCTAATGCTTCAACTAACACAGAGGGGCACCTATTCCCTCCTTCCCCACCCTCCTTCTATCGCACACAATGCGGCACCATCGTTTCATTGTTGACATTGTTTTCTTGTTCACGCTGTGAGTCTCAGCGTTGACGCAATTATAACACATGgctttgtagttgttgttgctgctgctgttgctgttgctgctgtcacaAATGTAACGTCCGCGTGCTCACCTGTTGTCCCCGCTCCTCAGCTCCCCCTCTCGCTGTGGTCCTCTTGCTAGACACATCCACTGTATGCTCTGCATCCCTGACATCGCTGTCGCGTTTAACGAGCacaatttaacattttacCGTCAACAATTaacatttatgcaaaaattagACTTTAGCTGGTGCGAAAAAACTAGTTTGTCATTCTGAGAGCAGCGGAGAGGGCGCCAAATTGTAAACATTATCCGCATTAGTGTAAATTACTGTTATTTAATGGATCAAATGTCCATTAACAATAGAGCAAAGTGTGACACTCGACTGTATAATTGCCGACTGTTATACTTAGTGTGTCATTTCTATTCTATAATTACAGACTGTTGTGGCTTCAACAATTATAGTTATTTGTTCTATATTTCTAATGAtctacaatttaaaattcattttctttattgatattgattaATATTCTGATTAATAATAACTGTTATACCTGATATTCCATTCTAATTAATTCGCTGTTCAATCAACTGAATGCTTTAAATGCTGCAATGCGTTTTGTTATAGAATGTGTTATAATAACTGTTATACATAgtacttttcttattttttaaattgtaaatcgACTCAATGCAACGttaaaattg of Drosophila nasuta strain 15112-1781.00 chromosome 3, ASM2355853v1, whole genome shotgun sequence contains these proteins:
- the LOC132788283 gene encoding superkiller complex protein 8-like, which encodes MEINENSSDTNYDQKCWCCAWGLLKPEHNESAAEEGERSPSNRRQNAKEFVITGGIEPQVRIVHLSPTEDHVFPYEYTLPLPGMGIHCVAVSPDSSCIAAIAVDGNLMLMDVNTGVRLPRVSHCLVSNFWSTAFGAESNEAVYAGSGSGRIFKYDTAMGKLLHSYDTERCENILGLAISGDESLLGATDYAGRFSLIDGVTGQLLRHRNCKHPLRKLVFEPNMKRGLVACDDKTVKLIDLPSGIMFYDLMGHEASVMSVAASPDGRLIVSGACDGTIKLWDTRNTKNTLSFLSGNNTNLWDVAFNRHSNKIGFVGDGKGLNVYYCLGGMGLMLV